The following are from one region of the Gloeomargarita lithophora Alchichica-D10 genome:
- the kdpB gene encoding potassium-transporting ATPase subunit KdpB, with product MTKWQPPVGSRQQRRHTPKADLSQLYQRALIEALRKLDPRMAVKNPVMFLVWVGTVITALLTVNPNLFGVAETAAGFNALVTVILLFTVLFANFAEAVAEGRGKAQADALRTTQTQTDAKRLLSDGGFERVSSTVLRTGDRIQVNAGEVIPVDGEVLDGVASVDESAITGESAPVLKEPGSDVASSVTGGTKVISDTLVMRVTADPGEGFIDRMIALVEGAERTKTPNEIALTVLLAVLTLVFLLVVATLPPLGMYVQSPVSITLLIALLVALIPTTIGGLLSAIGIAGMDRVAQFNVVATSGRAVEACGDINTLVLDKTGTITLGNRLAEELIPVQGQTVAQVATFALAASVFDTTPEGKSIVRLAEKLGATLHFDPQTAEGVEFSARTRMSGTDLPDGGEVRKGAVEAIRGFVRSRGGTVPEDLEAAYERVSRLGGTPLAVCQNQTIYGVVYLKDMVKPGIQERFDQLRRMGVHTIMLTGDNRITASVIAQEAGVDDFIAEATPEDKIRVIQTEQAQGKLVAMTGDGTNDAPALAQANVGLAMNSGTQAAKEAANMVDLDSDPTKLIDLVTIGKQLLITRGALTTFSLANDIAKYFAIIPAMFTGIGIGALNIMGLRSPQSAVLSALIYNALIIPVLIPLALKGVTFRPLTANQLLQRNILLYGGGGVVAPFVAIKLIDLGLSVF from the coding sequence ATGACCAAATGGCAACCACCGGTTGGCTCCCGACAACAACGGCGGCACACGCCCAAGGCCGACCTTTCCCAACTGTATCAACGGGCTTTGATTGAGGCATTGCGGAAACTTGACCCCCGCATGGCGGTGAAAAATCCGGTGATGTTTCTGGTGTGGGTGGGAACGGTGATCACGGCATTATTAACGGTGAATCCGAATTTGTTTGGGGTGGCGGAAACTGCGGCGGGTTTTAACGCCCTGGTGACGGTGATTCTGTTGTTTACGGTGTTGTTTGCCAACTTTGCGGAAGCGGTGGCGGAGGGGCGGGGAAAAGCCCAAGCGGATGCCCTACGCACGACCCAGACCCAAACCGATGCCAAGCGGCTACTCTCGGATGGTGGGTTCGAGCGGGTGAGTTCTACGGTGCTGCGCACGGGCGACCGGATTCAGGTGAATGCTGGGGAGGTGATCCCGGTGGATGGAGAAGTCTTGGATGGGGTGGCCTCGGTGGATGAATCGGCTATTACGGGGGAATCCGCCCCGGTGCTGAAAGAACCTGGCTCGGATGTGGCGAGTTCGGTGACGGGGGGAACCAAGGTGATTTCCGATACCCTGGTGATGCGGGTGACGGCGGACCCCGGCGAGGGCTTTATTGACCGGATGATTGCCCTGGTGGAGGGGGCGGAACGTACCAAGACCCCCAACGAGATTGCCTTGACGGTTTTGCTGGCGGTACTGACGCTGGTGTTTTTGCTGGTGGTGGCGACCCTGCCGCCCCTGGGGATGTATGTGCAAAGTCCGGTCAGTATTACCCTGTTGATCGCCCTGCTGGTGGCCTTGATTCCCACGACCATTGGCGGGTTGTTGAGTGCAATTGGCATTGCCGGGATGGATCGGGTGGCGCAGTTTAACGTGGTGGCGACCTCCGGGCGGGCGGTGGAAGCCTGTGGGGACATCAACACCCTGGTGTTGGATAAAACCGGCACCATTACCCTGGGCAATCGCTTGGCGGAGGAATTGATCCCGGTGCAGGGGCAGACGGTGGCGCAGGTGGCGACCTTTGCCCTGGCCGCCAGTGTTTTTGATACCACCCCGGAGGGCAAATCCATTGTCCGGCTGGCGGAGAAATTGGGGGCGACCCTGCACTTTGACCCCCAAACCGCCGAGGGGGTGGAATTTTCCGCCCGTACCCGCATGAGTGGCACGGATTTACCCGACGGGGGGGAAGTCCGCAAGGGGGCGGTGGAGGCGATTCGGGGTTTTGTGCGGTCGCGGGGGGGGACGGTGCCGGAGGATTTGGAAGCCGCCTACGAACGGGTGTCGCGGTTGGGGGGGACACCCCTGGCGGTTTGCCAAAACCAGACCATTTATGGGGTGGTGTATCTCAAGGACATGGTGAAACCCGGCATTCAGGAGCGGTTTGACCAACTGCGGCGGATGGGGGTGCATACCATCATGCTCACGGGGGATAACCGGATCACCGCCTCGGTGATTGCCCAGGAAGCGGGGGTGGATGATTTTATTGCCGAGGCCACGCCGGAGGATAAAATCCGGGTGATTCAAACCGAACAAGCCCAGGGTAAACTGGTGGCGATGACCGGGGACGGCACCAACGATGCCCCGGCACTGGCGCAGGCCAACGTGGGTTTGGCGATGAATTCCGGTACCCAAGCGGCTAAGGAAGCGGCCAATATGGTGGATTTGGATTCCGACCCCACCAAATTGATTGATTTGGTCACAATTGGCAAACAATTACTCATCACCCGCGGGGCACTCACCACCTTTTCCCTGGCGAATGATATTGCCAAGTATTTCGCCATCATTCCCGCCATGTTTACGGGCATTGGGATTGGGGCGTTGAATATCATGGGTTTGCGTAGTCCCCAGTCCGCCGTGCTGTCGGCATTGATCTACAATGCGTTGATTATTCCGGTGCTGATTCCCTTGGCCCTCAAGGGGGTGACTTTTCGCCCGCTGACGGCGAATCAACTGCTCCAGCGGAATATTTTGCTCTACGGCGGTGGTGGGGTGGTGGCACCTTTTGTCGCCATTAAACTCATTGACCTTGGTCTTTCGGTGTTTTAG
- a CDS encoding potassium-transporting ATPase subunit F, with amino-acid sequence MQTKRHFFPRIILLGSLLNLIAAPLVYAANDGAMGRGTAYALGGLGIVVLGLAVYLLLVILYPERF; translated from the coding sequence ATGCAAACAAAACGGCATTTTTTCCCCCGAATTATTCTCCTGGGTTCATTGCTTAACCTGATCGCTGCCCCCCTGGTTTATGCCGCCAACGATGGTGCGATGGGTCGGGGTACGGCCTATGCCTTGGGTGGCTTGGGCATTGTGGTTTTGGGCTTAGCAGTTTATCTGTTGCTGGTGATTTTATATCCCGAACGTTTTTAG
- the kdpC gene encoding K(+)-transporting ATPase subunit C, with amino-acid sequence MMRDLVISVRSTVVLWILTAALYPLLILGIGQVAFPVQANGSLLTNAQGQVVGSALIGQTFQGNSYFWGRPSAINYSEGEKAAPTGISGASNFAPGNLDLLKRIEAEIQRLKAAGVAPTGDLVYSSGSGLDPQISVAAAQAQIQRIAKDRGLTSDGLETLIAQHTEPRFLGIFGEPGVNVLQLNLALDQRPQ; translated from the coding sequence ATGATGCGAGATTTGGTCATCAGTGTACGAAGTACGGTTGTGTTGTGGATATTAACGGCAGCGCTATATCCCCTGCTCATTTTAGGTATTGGGCAAGTTGCATTTCCCGTGCAAGCCAATGGCAGTTTGCTCACCAATGCCCAGGGGCAGGTGGTGGGGTCGGCACTGATTGGGCAAACATTTCAGGGGAATAGCTATTTTTGGGGTCGCCCCAGTGCCATCAACTACAGCGAAGGGGAAAAGGCGGCTCCCACGGGCATTTCTGGAGCCAGCAATTTCGCCCCCGGCAACCTGGATTTGCTTAAACGCATTGAGGCCGAAATTCAGCGCTTAAAAGCCGCCGGAGTTGCCCCCACTGGGGATTTGGTTTATAGCTCCGGGTCTGGTCTTGACCCCCAGATCAGCGTGGCGGCGGCGCAGGCGCAAATTCAGCGCATTGCCAAGGATCGAGGCTTAACTTCTGATGGTTTAGAAACCCTGATTGCTCAACATACGGAGCCTCGGTTTTTAGGTATTTTTGGCGAGCCGGGGGTGAATGTCCTCCAGTTAAATTTAGCCTTGGATCAACGCCCCCAATAA
- a CDS encoding universal stress protein, which produces MSPQFPACGKHKIFIGMAPGVGKTYRMLEEAQQLKKEGLDVVIGLLETHGREATIQKALGLEKVPLKTWIWQEKSLPEMDTEAIISRRPQLVLVDELAHTNVPGSIREKRYQDVELILQSGIDVYSTLNIQHLEGLNDLVHKISGIVVRERLPDRLLEAATEVVLVDVTPETLQERLREGKIYAPDKVDQALQNFFQRRNLIALRELALREVADNVEEEGRESSPQNYCAIHERVLVCISTNPESIQLLRRGARIANQMKGRLFVLFVSHPQQFLSRPEALHIETCQRLTQEFAGEFIRMEGEDIVQAITQVMQTHHVTQIVLGETRRSRWQLLWQGSIVQRLMRRHPQVDLHIIATESG; this is translated from the coding sequence ATGTCCCCCCAATTCCCGGCCTGCGGCAAGCATAAAATTTTTATCGGCATGGCTCCCGGTGTCGGCAAAACCTATCGGATGTTGGAGGAAGCCCAACAACTCAAAAAGGAGGGGTTGGACGTGGTGATTGGCCTGTTGGAAACCCACGGTCGGGAAGCAACGATTCAAAAAGCCTTGGGTCTGGAAAAAGTCCCCCTCAAAACCTGGATTTGGCAAGAAAAATCCCTGCCGGAAATGGATACGGAGGCGATCATTAGCCGCCGTCCCCAACTGGTACTGGTGGATGAACTCGCCCACACCAATGTCCCCGGTTCAATACGGGAAAAACGCTATCAGGATGTGGAGCTGATTTTGCAATCCGGGATTGATGTCTATTCCACCCTGAATATCCAACATTTGGAAGGGTTGAATGACCTGGTTCATAAAATTTCCGGTATTGTGGTGCGCGAACGTCTGCCGGATCGCTTGTTAGAAGCAGCGACTGAAGTGGTTTTGGTGGATGTGACCCCGGAAACCTTGCAAGAGCGTTTACGGGAAGGTAAAATCTACGCCCCCGATAAGGTTGACCAAGCCCTCCAGAATTTTTTTCAACGCCGTAATCTGATTGCCCTGCGGGAATTGGCACTGCGGGAAGTGGCGGATAACGTGGAGGAAGAAGGCAGGGAATCCAGCCCCCAAAATTACTGCGCCATCCACGAACGGGTGTTGGTCTGTATCTCCACCAACCCGGAATCCATCCAACTCCTGCGCCGGGGAGCCAGAATTGCCAACCAAATGAAGGGGCGTTTGTTCGTGTTATTTGTGTCCCATCCCCAGCAGTTTTTGTCCCGCCCGGAAGCCCTGCACATCGAAACCTGTCAGCGGCTGACCCAGGAATTTGCAGGCGAATTTATCCGCATGGAGGGCGAAGATATTGTCCAAGCCATTACCCAGGTGATGCAGACGCACCATGTTACCCAGATTGTGCTCGGAGAAACCCGCCGCTCCCGCTGGCAACTACTTTGGCAAGGCTCGATTGTCCAACGGCTGATGCGCCGTCACCCCCAGGTTGACCTGCATATTATTGCTACGGAATCAGGCTAA
- the dapF gene encoding diaminopimelate epimerase gives MATPFWKYHALGNDYLVLDPERLDFPLQPLAIQRLCHRHFGVGSDGILLGPLPAPGADFGLRIFNPDGSEAEKSGNGLRIFARYLWDGGKVGGEPFYVQTLGGLVQAQVQNQGQQVQVAMGRVSFQSGLIPVTGADREVIQEPIQVQGQTFTFSAATIGNPHCVILVPEATPALAQTYGSALENHAFFPQRTNVQFVQVLSPERLRLEIWERGAGYTLASGSSSSAAAAVVHRLGLCAPAVTVEMPGGELAIRIAPDFAITMTGPVTGVAQGILASDIFAG, from the coding sequence TTGGCGACCCCTTTTTGGAAGTACCATGCCCTGGGCAATGATTACCTGGTGCTTGACCCGGAACGGTTAGATTTTCCCCTTCAGCCCTTGGCGATCCAACGCTTGTGTCACCGGCATTTTGGGGTGGGGAGTGATGGGATTTTACTCGGCCCTTTGCCTGCGCCGGGGGCGGATTTTGGCCTCAGGATTTTTAACCCGGACGGTTCCGAGGCGGAAAAAAGTGGCAATGGCCTGCGGATTTTCGCCCGCTACCTCTGGGATGGGGGCAAAGTTGGTGGGGAACCATTCTACGTCCAAACCCTGGGGGGGCTGGTGCAGGCGCAGGTGCAAAACCAAGGCCAGCAGGTGCAGGTGGCGATGGGGCGGGTGTCGTTTCAAAGCGGGTTGATTCCGGTGACGGGGGCAGACCGGGAGGTGATCCAGGAGCCAATTCAAGTCCAGGGGCAAACCTTTACCTTTTCGGCGGCCACGATTGGCAACCCCCACTGTGTAATTCTGGTGCCGGAGGCGACCCCGGCGCTGGCGCAGACCTACGGCTCCGCTTTGGAAAACCATGCTTTTTTTCCCCAGCGCACCAATGTGCAGTTTGTGCAGGTGCTATCCCCGGAGCGGCTGCGGTTGGAAATTTGGGAACGGGGGGCGGGTTATACCTTGGCTTCCGGGAGCAGTAGCAGTGCCGCCGCCGCTGTGGTGCATCGGTTGGGGTTGTGTGCGCCCGCCGTCACCGTCGAGATGCCGGGGGGAGAATTGGCGATTCGCATTGCCCCGGATTTTGCCATTACCATGACCGGGCCGGTGACGGGGGTGGCGCAGGGAATTTTAGCCTCAGATATTTTTGCGGGTTAG
- a CDS encoding PRC-barrel domain-containing protein codes for MKATTQVCFRSALIDCQLITRERGRRLGVVSQVWCDVDAWQVVALDIKDSLVNNYLPGEPTHSVRLQHVRQIGDVVLVEDDRVLEELDPLPYTRLVGSEVVTETGEFLGKVRDFEFAVEQGRISHLVIDSLGVPRVPSRFLSTYELSVDEVVSVGADKLIVFEGAEERLNQLTRGWLEAVGIGKPPWEREDDPNYLPTPVSYENRLGSGTPTNNERRRARPEEDWAEPEELPVRPARKTPRRVESAYVEPLEAEPLEVDLETDAWAEAEPYQPPMNLPQRQYEEESN; via the coding sequence ATGAAAGCCACGACCCAGGTTTGTTTTCGTTCGGCCTTGATTGATTGCCAATTGATTACCCGTGAACGGGGGCGACGTTTGGGGGTCGTCAGTCAGGTGTGGTGCGATGTGGATGCCTGGCAAGTGGTGGCGTTGGATATTAAAGACTCCCTGGTGAATAATTATTTACCCGGAGAACCGACCCATTCCGTGCGGTTACAACATGTGCGCCAAATTGGGGATGTGGTGTTGGTGGAGGATGACCGGGTGCTGGAAGAGCTAGACCCATTGCCCTACACCCGCCTGGTGGGGAGTGAAGTGGTGACGGAAACCGGGGAATTTTTGGGCAAGGTGCGGGATTTTGAATTTGCCGTGGAGCAGGGGCGGATTTCCCATTTGGTGATTGATTCTCTGGGGGTGCCCCGGGTGCCTTCCCGGTTTTTGAGTACCTACGAATTGTCCGTGGATGAGGTGGTGAGTGTGGGGGCGGATAAACTGATTGTGTTTGAGGGGGCGGAGGAGCGGCTTAACCAATTGACCCGCGGTTGGCTGGAGGCGGTGGGGATTGGCAAACCCCCCTGGGAGCGGGAGGATGACCCGAATTATCTCCCTACTCCGGTGAGCTATGAAAATCGCCTGGGGAGTGGCACGCCCACCAATAATGAGCGGCGCAGGGCACGGCCAGAGGAAGATTGGGCGGAGCCGGAGGAACTGCCGGTGCGTCCTGCCCGCAAAACGCCCCGCCGGGTGGAATCGGCTTATGTGGAGCCTTTGGAAGCCGAGCCGTTGGAGGTGGATTTAGAAACCGATGCCTGGGCGGAAGCGGAACCCTACCAGCCGCCGATGAATTTACCACAACGGCAGTACGAGGAGGAGTCGAATTAG
- a CDS encoding RNA recognition motif domain-containing protein: MTVRIYVGNLPEDVEKQELDTLFREAQEIQSLKLITNRKTNKCRGFGFITVKTEEEADSLVSRFNGQTFREQALKVEKALPRTKDTPETEEAPPASEPVAKPVKATAPVERPTPRRDAPNRNSQRQQNRRKSPAQTTATPVATGNHEATEPDPRWADALRQLKERLAMQTTGS; this comes from the coding sequence ATGACCGTGCGGATTTATGTGGGCAATTTGCCCGAAGATGTGGAGAAGCAGGAGTTGGACACCCTATTCCGAGAGGCGCAGGAGATTCAATCCCTGAAGCTGATCACCAACCGCAAAACCAACAAGTGCCGGGGGTTTGGCTTTATCACGGTCAAAACGGAAGAAGAGGCCGACAGCCTGGTGAGCCGGTTTAATGGGCAGACCTTCCGGGAACAAGCCCTGAAGGTGGAAAAAGCCCTGCCCCGCACTAAGGACACCCCGGAGACGGAAGAAGCCCCCCCGGCGAGCGAACCCGTTGCCAAACCGGTGAAAGCTACGGCTCCGGTGGAACGCCCCACCCCCCGCCGGGATGCCCCCAACCGCAATAGTCAACGGCAACAGAACCGGCGTAAATCCCCGGCTCAGACCACTGCTACCCCGGTGGCTACCGGCAACCATGAGGCCACGGAACCCGACCCCCGCTGGGCGGATGCCTTGCGCCAGTTGAAAGAACGCTTGGCGATGCAGACCACCGGCTCTTGA
- the cpdA gene encoding 3',5'-cyclic-AMP phosphodiesterase: MHQSLRVVQITDTHLFADPHQALLGCPTWATLTKVLTQVQRYQPDVLLLTGDLSQDETPASYQHLVDLLQPLPCPIYWTGGNHDCRDTLAQVLTAGGVRPEKTWHQGGWQFILLNSAVPGAVGGQLAATEINHLEHNLRQGHQPTLVALHHPLLPVGSPWLDDSSVANPERLWQVLDSHPQIKLVLCGHVHQERQWQRRGVTYYSSPSTCIQFAPQAQNFTLDTAFPGFRWLELDPQGTFRSGVSRIPCKWVLDAQATGY, translated from the coding sequence GTGCATCAGTCCCTACGGGTCGTACAAATCACGGATACCCACCTGTTTGCCGACCCGCATCAGGCACTCCTGGGCTGTCCCACTTGGGCGACCCTAACTAAGGTTTTGACTCAGGTACAGCGTTATCAGCCGGATGTGCTTCTCTTGACGGGAGATTTATCCCAGGATGAAACCCCGGCCTCCTATCAGCATTTGGTGGATTTGCTCCAACCCCTGCCCTGTCCCATCTACTGGACGGGGGGAAATCATGACTGCCGGGACACCTTGGCGCAGGTTTTGACCGCCGGGGGTGTGCGCCCAGAGAAAACCTGGCACCAGGGGGGCTGGCAATTTATTTTGCTCAATTCTGCCGTACCAGGGGCGGTCGGTGGGCAGTTGGCGGCAACGGAGATTAACCATTTGGAGCACAATTTGCGCCAGGGTCACCAACCCACCCTGGTGGCCTTGCATCATCCCCTACTGCCGGTGGGTTCCCCCTGGTTGGACGACAGTAGCGTGGCCAATCCCGAACGGCTATGGCAGGTATTAGACTCCCATCCCCAGATAAAGCTCGTCCTGTGCGGTCATGTGCATCAGGAACGGCAATGGCAACGGCGGGGGGTGACCTATTACAGCAGTCCCTCCACCTGTATTCAATTTGCCCCCCAAGCCCAAAACTTTACTTTAGACACCGCCTTCCCTGGCTTCCGTTGGTTGGAACTGGATCCGCAAGGAACTTTTCGCAGTGGGGTCAGCCGCATTCCCTGCAAATGGGTGTTGGATGCACAGGCAACGGGTTATTAA
- a CDS encoding Calvin cycle protein CP12 → MSDLKAQIQTERDAARAVCDLKGDGSAECAVAWDTVEELQAEAAHQRETEKPKSSLEQYCDANPDAAECRVYDD, encoded by the coding sequence ATGAGCGATTTAAAAGCCCAAATCCAAACCGAACGGGATGCCGCCCGGGCAGTCTGCGACCTGAAGGGGGATGGTTCTGCCGAGTGCGCCGTGGCCTGGGACACGGTGGAAGAACTGCAAGCGGAAGCGGCGCACCAGCGGGAAACCGAAAAACCCAAAAGCTCCCTGGAGCAGTACTGTGATGCCAACCCGGATGCTGCCGAATGCCGGGTTTATGACGACTAA
- a CDS encoding phosphorylase family protein: MVPPQTGTGFSRLTLVVPQGAEYQAVRRGANPTWSVVPIPLGSRALPQWWAAHQRELAGQAAILLGLSGGLQADFGVGTAVICQECTDAVTGTTRPYDPELTQWLVGRLNLPVVTGLTVPQIVTQPQEKQKLGQKFGCAVAEMEGYALLAHLPRLGCLRVVSDALHQTLPDVGTAVDETTGQLHPLPLAWAMLWQPGAAISLVHGALTGLGRLTALAQRLTANVEKNYNEVSATDVSGIQT, from the coding sequence ATGGTTCCCCCCCAAACCGGCACAGGTTTCTCCCGCCTGACTCTAGTGGTGCCCCAAGGGGCGGAATACCAGGCGGTGCGCCGGGGAGCCAACCCCACTTGGTCGGTGGTGCCTATTCCTCTGGGGAGTCGGGCATTGCCCCAGTGGTGGGCGGCGCATCAGCGGGAATTAGCGGGACAAGCCGCCATTCTCCTGGGGTTGAGCGGGGGGTTACAGGCCGATTTTGGGGTGGGAACTGCGGTGATTTGCCAGGAATGCACCGATGCGGTCACCGGCACCACCCGCCCCTACGACCCGGAGCTTACCCAATGGTTGGTTGGCCGGTTAAATTTACCAGTCGTCACGGGTTTAACCGTCCCCCAAATCGTTACCCAGCCCCAGGAGAAACAAAAACTGGGTCAAAAATTTGGCTGTGCCGTGGCGGAAATGGAAGGCTATGCGCTCCTGGCACACCTACCCCGGTTGGGCTGTCTGCGGGTGGTCAGCGATGCCCTGCACCAAACCCTGCCCGATGTGGGAACCGCAGTGGATGAAACCACCGGCCAACTCCACCCCCTACCCTTAGCCTGGGCGATGCTGTGGCAACCCGGGGCGGCAATTTCCTTAGTGCATGGGGCACTCACCGGCTTGGGACGGTTAACCGCCCTCGCCCAACGGCTGACGGCCAATGTTGAAAAAAACTACAATGAAGTTAGTGCTACGGACGTATCTGGGATACAAACGTAG
- a CDS encoding ferritin-like domain-containing protein yields the protein MRLGSPAHRELFCRSLLESHQTYDPATFVWPELDGETLTFLRSIPFWQEALAMEKRAGVMAQAFAAEISDPLVREAVGLQAQEEMRHYHLLAGLVQKYDIPVNLDPEFTIPSNLHQAFVDFGFSECLDSFFAFGFFRIAQRSGFFPEALFTLFDPIIHEEARHIVFFVNWLAYQQVQKGWGFSPYRAVNTLWNYGKALSHLVGSFQGADTAGSGFTAAGALVFAPDLTLRSFLSTCLAENTHRMQFFNPELLQPRLLPQISQTLLRMLQWFPPKPAQVSPA from the coding sequence ATGCGGTTGGGGAGTCCTGCCCACCGGGAGCTATTTTGTCGCAGTTTGCTGGAGAGCCACCAAACCTATGACCCCGCTACCTTTGTCTGGCCGGAGTTGGATGGGGAAACTCTGACATTTTTGCGGAGTATTCCCTTTTGGCAGGAAGCCCTGGCGATGGAAAAACGCGCCGGGGTGATGGCGCAGGCGTTTGCGGCGGAAATCTCTGACCCCCTGGTGCGTGAAGCGGTGGGACTACAAGCCCAGGAAGAGATGCGACACTACCATCTGCTGGCCGGTTTGGTGCAAAAGTACGATATTCCCGTCAACCTTGACCCGGAGTTTACCATTCCCAGCAACTTGCACCAGGCGTTTGTGGATTTTGGCTTTAGTGAATGTTTGGATTCGTTTTTTGCCTTTGGATTTTTCCGCATTGCCCAGCGGTCGGGGTTTTTCCCGGAGGCGTTGTTCACCCTATTTGACCCGATTATCCACGAAGAAGCCCGCCATATCGTGTTTTTTGTGAATTGGCTGGCCTACCAGCAGGTGCAAAAGGGCTGGGGATTTTCCCCCTACCGGGCGGTGAATACCCTGTGGAACTACGGCAAAGCCCTGAGTCATTTGGTGGGTTCGTTCCAGGGCGCAGATACGGCGGGGAGTGGGTTTACGGCGGCGGGGGCGTTGGTGTTTGCCCCGGATTTGACCCTGCGGAGCTTTTTGAGCACCTGTCTTGCCGAAAATACCCACCGGATGCAGTTTTTTAACCCAGAATTGCTCCAACCCCGGCTCCTGCCCCAAATTTCCCAAACCCTCCTGCGGATGTTGCAATGGTTCCCCCCCAAACCGGCACAGGTTTCTCCCGCCTGA
- the gatA gene encoding Asp-tRNA(Asn)/Glu-tRNA(Gln) amidotransferase subunit GatA: MSLIENLQQQLRRGELSSVALVERYLERIQQREPQVRGYLTVTAEQALAHAHARDNRRAQGEDMGLLMGIPIALKDNLCTQGIPTTCASRILAGYQPPYDATVVERLTQAGAIVLGKTNLDEFAMGSSTEHSAYQITTNPWDATRVPGGSSGGSGAVVAARECVAALGSDTGGSIRLPASFCGVVGLKPTYGRVSRYGLVAYASSLDQIGPFATTVADAAIMLAAIAGYDPKDSTSIETPVPDYLGALAGLPATQPLAGLTLGVIQETLTEGLDPEVAQAFDRAVAQLESLGAQVMPISCPTFATGLAAYYILAPAEASANLARYDGVRYALRVPAADLLGMYKETRGQGFGREVKRRIMLGTYTLSQGYYDAYYLQAQKVRTLIRRDFDQAFTQVQALLSPTAPAPAFPIGSKDNDPLSMYLTDLMTIPVNLAGLPALSVPCGLTMGGLPIGLQVVGNVLQETVILQIAHAYEQSTSWHQQVPPLVQD; encoded by the coding sequence ATGTCCCTGATTGAAAACCTGCAACAACAACTGCGCCGGGGTGAACTGTCCAGTGTCGCCTTGGTGGAACGGTACCTGGAGCGTATCCAGCAACGGGAACCCCAGGTGCGAGGCTATCTGACGGTTACGGCGGAACAAGCCCTCGCCCATGCCCATGCCAGGGATAATCGCCGTGCCCAGGGAGAGGACATGGGATTACTCATGGGAATTCCCATCGCCCTCAAGGATAATCTTTGCACCCAGGGCATCCCCACCACCTGTGCGTCCCGGATTTTGGCGGGGTATCAGCCCCCCTACGATGCCACGGTGGTCGAGCGGTTGACCCAAGCGGGGGCGATTGTCCTGGGTAAAACCAACCTGGATGAATTTGCCATGGGCAGTTCCACGGAGCATTCGGCTTACCAAATCACCACCAACCCTTGGGATGCGACGCGGGTGCCGGGGGGTTCTTCCGGGGGGTCGGGGGCGGTGGTGGCGGCACGGGAATGTGTGGCGGCCTTGGGTTCGGATACGGGCGGCTCGATTCGGTTACCGGCCTCCTTTTGTGGGGTGGTGGGGCTGAAACCCACCTATGGCCGGGTGTCCCGCTATGGTTTGGTGGCCTACGCTTCTTCTTTGGATCAGATTGGCCCTTTTGCAACTACGGTGGCGGATGCGGCGATTATGTTGGCGGCGATCGCTGGCTATGACCCCAAGGACAGCACCAGTATTGAGACACCAGTGCCGGATTATTTAGGGGCGTTGGCGGGCTTACCAGCGACCCAACCCCTGGCGGGGCTGACCCTGGGGGTGATCCAGGAAACCTTGACCGAGGGCTTAGACCCGGAGGTGGCACAGGCGTTTGACCGGGCGGTGGCGCAATTGGAGTCCTTGGGTGCCCAGGTGATGCCCATTTCCTGTCCTACTTTTGCCACCGGCTTGGCCGCCTATTACATCCTGGCTCCAGCGGAGGCTTCGGCGAATCTAGCCCGCTACGATGGGGTGCGGTATGCCCTGCGGGTACCGGCGGCGGATTTGCTGGGAATGTACAAGGAAACCCGCGGGCAGGGCTTTGGCCGGGAGGTGAAACGGCGGATTATGCTGGGCACTTATACGCTTTCCCAGGGCTATTACGATGCTTATTACCTGCAAGCCCAGAAGGTGCGGACGTTGATCCGGCGGGATTTTGACCAGGCGTTTACCCAGGTGCAGGCACTGCTTTCCCCGACGGCTCCTGCTCCGGCGTTCCCGATTGGCAGTAAGGACAACGACCCCTTGAGTATGTATCTGACGGATTTGATGACCATCCCGGTGAATTTGGCCGGTTTGCCCGCCCTGAGCGTGCCTTGTGGGTTGACGATGGGGGGTCTGCCGATTGGTTTACAAGTGGTGGGGAATGTCCTGCAAGAAACGGTGATTTTACAAATCGCCCACGCCTACGAACAAAGCACTTCCTGGCATCAGCAGGTGCCCCCGTTGGTGCAGGATTAA
- a CDS encoding 2TM domain-containing protein, giving the protein MPPRWPRQPEPSDPAYRRLADRINFAVHIAGFGAVNSGLWFVHELNGAFPRLPWVTGLWGLGLLAHGLYVVKLARYARLDEKQRN; this is encoded by the coding sequence ATGCCTCCCCGTTGGCCTCGCCAGCCCGAACCCAGCGACCCGGCCTATCGGCGATTGGCCGACCGGATTAATTTTGCGGTGCATATTGCGGGTTTTGGTGCCGTCAATTCCGGGTTGTGGTTTGTGCATGAATTGAATGGAGCTTTTCCCCGCCTGCCCTGGGTAACGGGGCTGTGGGGGTTGGGGTTATTGGCGCATGGGCTTTATGTGGTGAAATTGGCTCGCTATGCCCGCCTGGATGAAAAGCAAAGGAATTAA